The Quercus lobata isolate SW786 chromosome 4, ValleyOak3.0 Primary Assembly, whole genome shotgun sequence genome segment TTATGAATATATAGACTTCCTCCCAAATTGCTCAGCTCCTTCAATTCACTTAGTCCACCAGCCTGTTTTTTCTTATACCAACTATACGAGCTAGCCTTGGAACCCCCTTGCCTCACGACGAACATCGGTagtatctcaagagaagtaaGATGCCCAAGTCCAAGGGGCATATGCGTCAATTTGTCACACCCACTAACGTCTAAATGCCTAAGATTGACCAACTTCTTAATGCCCCTGGGTAATTCTTTAAGTGAGTAACAACTCTTAAGATTTAGTGTCAACAAATTTAGCAGCTTGGTAATGGAATTAGGGAGAAATTTAATACCCCTACTTTTATAAAGATCAAGATATCTTAAATGTTTTAATTTCCCAATTGAATGTGGCACTACACGTAAATGTAATTCACTTAAATCTAATGTCCGTAAATAATTGAGATTTGAAACAAGTGCATTGCAATTTAAGTTCCTCAATTTCCCCCCTACACTAGCTATAAGAATTGTTCGTATCTTCATTCCTTTAACCTGAAAAATTGAAAGTTCCCTTGATGAATTTTCAAGATCAAATGATACATGACGAACATTTTTACCATTATACTCCCCACTCGAGGTTAGCATGGTACTCTCCCTCCCAGCCACAAGAGCTGCAAGATCATGCATGAGATCATGCATTTTGCAAAATGATATAATGTCGCAATCATTTTTTTGTACATCTTGAAAAAAACATCTCCGAAGTAATACTATAAAGTACTCTCGCCCTACATCCTCAACACGTTGCTTTGAATCTGATAACTTAATAAAACCTTGTGCTGCCCAAAGATTAATCAATGTTGTTACATCAATCTCATAATCTTTTGGAAACAATCTACAATAAGCAAAGCATTGTTTTAAGTACGATGGTAGATGATTATAACTCAACTTAAGCGTcgataaaataacattttcttcATCTTGAGTTATTTTTGAGAGTTCATAATCTTTGAAATATCGCCACTCATTTTCTGTGGCTTTGGTGTATAGCAAGCTTGCTATCGTCCTTATGGCTAGAGGTACCCCTCCACACTTCCCCATAATCTCCATACCCAAACTTACAAAGGCTTCATTCTTTGGCAGTTGACCATTTTCAAATGCTACTTTCACAAACAAACTCCAAGCCTTTTCTTCAGGTAGGCCTCTTAGAGCATGCCATGAAGTTGCCCCTAATATCCTCGCTACATTTTCTGAGCGTGCGGTCACTATTATCCTACTTCCCCTTGCACCACCCACTAGCAAATTTCTCAAGAGAAGCCATTTATTACTCTCCTCATTCCACAAATCATCCAAGACAATCAagtatttttttccattaagcTTTTCTCGAAGCTGAGTTTGCCGCATCTCAAAGCTGTCTTTAAGTCTCTCATCTGTCAACtgttctaaaaaaattttaacaatccGTTGCACATCAAAGACATCAGAGATACAAACCCaaagttttttctcaaattttgtttggaCATTTTTATCATTGTATACCAATTGAGCCAGTGTCGTCTTGCCCAATCCTCCGAAACCAACAATTGGAATGATAGAAATATTCTCTACAACATTGTCATCAAAAAGACGTTCCatgatctctttcttatcaTCCTCTCTCCCAATAACTTCATCTTCAAGTACAAAAGAATAAGTTTCTCTGTCCCCCCTATTCATGACTTGTGGCTCAACGAAGCTTTGACTAAAGTGAAAAGCCTCCTTATCTTTTGCAATGGCCTTTAGTTTCTTCCTAATTGCCTTTATTTTATGACCCATCTTAGGACTAAAAGCAAGCGGCATTGAACTTGAAGAGAAAAGGCGTACCTTCTTTGTCATCACTTTGCGGCGCATAACTTGGGTGGAGAAATCATCCAGCAAATCATCAGCATCATGGAGGACATCTTTGAGCTTACTGAGCCAGTCTTTGATCTGATGGTTATGAGAACTCTGCATTTCTGCATCCAGAAGCACAGCGCGGATTGTGGTGACTGTGTCGGTTAGATTTTCAATCTCAGTTTCAACACTAGAGGCCAGTTTGACCTCTTCAGCAATGATAGAGCCCAGCAGTTGAAGGACGTTCCCTGCAAGATCGAACAAAGCTCCTTCCgccatagttttttctttctttcaggAATTGTAGATGGGTTTGTGGAGTAATGAAAGTGATAAGAGATAGCGGTGGTAATGTCTTGCTTAAAACGGTGGTAGCATCAACAAGTGCGGAACAGCTAGCCTCAATAATTATGCCCAAagaaaatgttgttttttattctaTAACTTTGGACTGCTTTTTctacctttttctcttttctgtttGATGGTGTCCTGTCAGTATTAATCATTTACAAAGTGTGAGTGTGAACGTGAACGCAGTTAGAACTATAGTGTGAAACAACATTTCTAAATTCCAAAAGCATAATTATagttaaaacttttaaaacaaatttattttatgggaaATTAAAACTTTTATCATTTAAATGAATAgagctatttttctttttatcataaaTGAATCAAGGTGTTGAGTGCAGCTCAAACTTAAGCTTATTATCAACGGTTAAACAGAGTTCAATGTAATAACATGTTCATGAATAAAATTAACATCATGCtcgattttttcttttttattagaatatGATGCTTGAttttaagtatatatttatgtatatggGTTTCtcgaaaaaaaatatttatgtatatgcaaacataaaactctacttaaatatatttaagatttaattgTGTTAATTAAGTTTGTAAACGAGTTTATATGGTCGAACAAAATTCTTTCAGCCATTTTTTATAAACTGCTAATTTGGAAAGTAGTTATTTTGTaagtaaaaaatgataatggtGATGGACTCAAATGATAACTAGTAAGAAATTATATGCACCAAATATAggattaatatttgtttttagcAGGACAACAATACTAAGGTTTTGAAAGATAGTGAGAATCTCTATACCCAACTAAGGTGTGGACACAGCTAGCAGCTGTAGCAtgcaataatgtgaaacaacaTTTCTAAGTTCCAAAAGCACtagagactaaaataaaaaagttaaaactttttggatttaaaTGAATCAAccaaacttttctttttatcataaaTGAATCAAGCCGTTGAGTCCAGCTCAAACTTGAGTTTATGATCAGCAACTATTAAGCATGGCTCAAATGTAATAACatgttcataaataaaattaacatcatgcttgattttttgtcttttttttttttttaatcatagcatgatgctagatttaagtatatatttatgtatataggtttctaaaaaacaaaaaaaaaaacatatatttatgtttatacaTGCATAAAAATCttcttaaatatatttaagatttgaaaaatagttatttataaataaataaataaaatgataaccTGAATGATAGCTATTTGTTTTTAGCAAGACAACAATACTAAAATAGTTGTGGATGTGTCTTGCTTAATATATCACTATCAATATATAGGACTcgtttggtatgtgtgtttacacaacatttttttaatttttttaaaaatatatgtgagtaaaaaaatatataaaaatacgtgtaatattgtttaaaaactgaaaatatatatttatttgcatACAGGAGAGTAATTTTGTTGAGCACTTTCCTAGTAATTGTCCTTTTAATGGTGAGAGcatcacacaaaaaaatgaGCAATTATACGTGGTTGGGTCAGCATCAACAAAGAGCGGAACCAAGAATTCCACCACAGCTGGCCTTAATAGTTATGACCGaagaaaatgttgttttcattCAAAAACTTTAGACTGCtttttctacctttttttttctcttttccctttgaTGGTGTCTCGTCAGTATTAATCATTTACAAAGTGTGAGCGTGAATGTAGCAGCATCAAGCAATAATGAAACAACATTTCTAAATTGCAAAAGCactagctaaaaaaaaaaagttaaaacttttCTTATAACTTTTCAGCTCAAACTTAAGCTTATTTTAATCACTTAAACAGAGTTCAAATATAATAACATGTTCATGATAATATTACAAAAGTATGATGCTTgatttaagtatatatttatgcatataggtttctcaaaaaaaaaaaaaaagtatttatacATATACTTTCATAAAAtcaacttaaatatatttaagatttaattgAATAAGTGTATAAACAAGTTCAAAAGGTCTCACAAAATTCTTTTAgccatttttataaattgttgattTGGAGAGTGATTAtttgtaagtaaaaaagtgaaaatatttgTGGACTCAAATGATAATGTGTAAGAAATTGAATTCACCAAAGATAGAGTATTTGTTTTTAGCATGATAGCAATACTAAGGTTTTGAAAGATAATGAGAATATTTTTACCGTCTAATCTATTAATTAACACAGCATCGCATTATTGCTAATTTTCTACAGAATTGCTTCTTCGACATTCAGTCTTTCCCCATCTATATAATCCCTACACTGCATATAATTGTTCTAATTTCACAATTACAAAGAGAGTGTCTGAGTATGATTGAAGAGCCTTTGTTCTATTTTTTGGCTACGTCAATATGTGcattatatatgtgtatattaaaacaagtttcaatataattttaaacGTACTGAATATCAATCAAAACTGTTTCCAAATAGAGTCTAGAAAAACTAGATATCAAAAAGAGTTCAAaattgatatgattttatttcatGTTCCATTTAAATGAGAACTGAATCTACTCTATGTtctatgttttaatttttgtgactaagtaatgaataaaaagaaataatgctGAAATTTTAGGTTTgataatgagaaagaaaggATAGCTTATGGTAGAATGGAATTCAAATGGGGAAAAATCTGCTAATAATGCGCTGCCTTGTCtactaaacaatttttttttttttttttaaatatgcatGGCATTTTCTTAATAAGTACAAAAAGAACTAAAAGAAACattgaaaataaaaggaaagagaagctTGGCCATTCTCTCTACCAAAAAGACGTAGAAAAAGATAGGtctttgaagtaaaatattgttaaatatAATAAACTACTGAGGTTttgttactggtttttttttgaacaagTTCTCCTCCATGCACACACTCACCCATTGAAcccaatatttgaattttatcaaaattaattttgaaatattttaccCATATAAAGACTTATTAGTTCTATTGCATACATAGAAATTGTGTTTTCTCTTTTGACGTTCatttctattataaatttaaagaaaataaagtctATTATGAATATGAGAGAACAAAACATTATTTTCCATATTTCTGTGTCAGCaccagatttgatttttgtaccGACCCAAATTTACTTTCAACAAAAGTGATTAGACCCGTGAACAATAGCTACCATGACAAACATTATCATTTCAACCTTATCTCTTTGTATTAGAATTATTCAAGCTTTTCACTATTTCATATTCGTCCTACTTTCGACAAATTAGATTCGATCCACTTTCCATCGGATTAGAATGGATCAGACAACTTTAGCATTTATGCTTGTTGGCTGTATGAGGAAATTATTGCCGACATGTCGCCGTATCGAGAATGACTCAAGTTACAATTCATCAAACAGTATTCTggatgtataaagaaataattcataaatacaGACAGTCACTGTACAGTCATGGATTGAGATGCAATTAACCCCCTCTCTcacagtattttttttattaattctacTGTTTTttactttcactttttttttttactcaatgaTTGAGATTTGAAATTGTAACTTTAAATCTCAGTCATTTACACCAATTATATCAGGTACAATATTTATTGCAACTGTTCTCGATCTATCTTatcacacaaaataaaagaaaaaaattaaaaaaaagataaaggaaGAACAGGTATTTGTGGTCTGGTCAGCATCAACAAACAAAGCACAAAACCAAGAATTCCACAACAGCTGGTCTCAATAATTATGCCcaaagaaaactttgttttttattctaaaactttagACTGCTTTTTATCTTTTCCTCTTGCTGGGGTCGTGTCAATATTATAAGTAGTGTTTGGTATTTAAAAGTCACGGTGACTAACGCCCCAGTCTCTGTAACTAAAAAAAAGGCCAAGCCCACTCGTCAGCAATGGAGGCCCACTGGGATTGGTGTTTTTTCTCCATATGCCTTTTTTGTGGGCTGGAAAATGGAAAGAGCGGTGATTTGATGGGACCGACTGCACCGATTTATTGTTAACTTCATTATTGTTTAAGTAAATAAGTGTTATTGGATTTAGAAGGGGGTGAAAAGAGCCATGTTAACCAAGCTCTCCCTCAGTAGGAGCTTTCTCTCTCCCTAGGAGCTCTCCCTCTCGGTTTCACCGagcctctctccctctcctttaAGGGTCTTCCCTTTTCTTATTCCCCAAACCCCTACTCTTCTCACCTTACTCTTACCTTCTACCTTCAGCAAAATGGACGTGTCTGTAATAGAGGATCTGCAACACTTACGCCTCAcaaaggatgaagaagaagacatcCAGATCTCCTCCATGAACAGATCGGACCTAATGGAGGAGTGTGCTCTTAGTTTATTCGGCAAGCTCCTCACGGATAGACAACACAACCAGAGAGCTTTGAAAAATACTCTCAGAGCCGCCTGGAAGATGGGTTCAGACCTGCGAATCGTGGATGTGGGGaaaaatctttttcaattcAAGTTTAACTCAGGATTCCAACTGGAATGGGTTGAAAGGAACGGCCCTTGGAATTTCGAGAACAACTTGCTTCTCCTCTGCAGATGGAAAAGGGGTCTCTCAGCCACCAATATCACCTTCACCCATGCCCCTTTCTGGGTTCAAATTTGGGGCTTGCcgtttgaaaatctaactgaaGATGTTGGAAAAGATTTAGGCAACAGCTTGGGGCACTATCTCGAAACTGATAAACGAATGTGGCTAACGGAGCAAGCTAGATTTCTAAGAATCAGAGTTAATATTCCTCTCAACAAACCTCTCCGCCGAGGAGGTAATATTCTCAACTGTGATGGGGAGAAAACCTGGGttaattttaaatatgaaaGGCTGCCCTCTTTTTGTTATGTgtgtggtttcctgggtcatgATGAAAAGCACTGCCAAAATGCTTCTGGTAATCTGGATTCTCCCAAGCAGTATGGAGAATGGCTGAGGGCCACAGGCAGCCAGAAAAACAGTGGGGATAGGCAAAAATCTTCAAATAGTTGGAGCTTTGAAGACGACCACTCAGGCCGGTCAAGTGGCAGATCGGCTCCAACAAGGACAAACCCATCGGATTCTACCTCCAAACCAGGGGCACCTATGGAAATTCAAGTAAACCAAGAAAGCAGAGGCTTTGCGAAGCCCCAAAACTCTGACAGAAAAGAAAGCTCACAATCGAATGCAGCGGATTTCCAGGGAAAGAACAGTGatagttcaaatttcaaactctcCCAGTCAGATTTCGCCTCACGTGACAAGGAAGGGGCTGTAGGCTCAAACGCTGAAGATATGGATGTAATTTCTGAAGTGGGCCGCACCTCTAAGTCTCACCAGGAAGCCCAAGAAGTCAGTAGCCCACTCAAACCTCCCTCAAAAAGCCCAACCCGATGCAGTAGCCCCACTCATACACAGAAGCCCAAGTCACCCACTAAATTACCTCAGCAGAATggaaaaccaaaactaaaaaggATAGCCCGTGAGAAAGGAAAACAAGCCCATGGTGAGCAAAAAGACAATCTCTCAGGGAATAAAAGACCGGGTAAGTTAGTCTTTGATGATAATTTAAATGAAACTCATCCTCCAAAAAGACTCTGTGACATGCTTCCACAAATTTCTGAGCACACTCTTGCATTATCGGCGGTAGCTGCTAAGCAGCACCGCCGGGCACAATGAATGCCTTATGCTGGAACTGCCGGGGAATTGGGAACCCCCGGACAGTTTACACGTTGCGCGATTATGTGCGGCGATGGACTCCCTATCTAGTCTTCCTTGTGGAGACCAAAGTAAAACACAAACGtatggaaaaaattaaattttctctggGTTTCTCTAATGGTCTAATTGTTCCCAGCCGGGGTCGGAGTGGGGGTCTTGCTCTCTTCTGGTCTACGGATGTAAATCTGGAAATTAAATCTTACTCTCAGTATCACATTGATGCAACCATCATTGAGCAGGACAGCAACTTCACCTGGAGATTCACGGGCTTCTACGGTCACCCCGAATCAAATTTAAGGAAAGATTCATGGAAACTTCTCTCTTATCTAAATAACCAATTTTCTCTGCCATGGTTTTGCTGCGGCGATTTTAACGAAATTCTGTCTGTGACTGAAAAATCAGGTGGCCCCATTAGAACTCAGCGTCAAATAGATGGCTTTAGAGAGGCGGTGAATTTATGTGGATTTCAAGACTTGGGCTTCTCGGGGCCCCAGTATACTTGGTGCAATATGCGAGATAACAGCGACCGGGTTTACCTTCGCCTGGACCGAGCCTTTGCAAACTCCGACTGGTCAAATAAGTTCAGCAATTGTAAGGTTTATCATGTTGTTGATTCCACTTCCGACcattgtattttgaaaattactgACTCTGTAGCCCCTCCCC includes the following:
- the LOC115983796 gene encoding putative disease resistance protein RGA4, whose product is MAEGALFDLAGNVLQLLGSIIAEEVKLASSVETEIENLTDTVTTIRAVLLDAEMQSSHNHQIKDWLSKLKDVLHDADDLLDDFSTQVMRRKVMTKKVRLFSSSSMPLAFSPKMGHKIKAIRKKLKAIAKDKEAFHFSQSFVEPQVMNRGDRETYSFVLEDEVIGREDDKKEIMERLFDDNVVENISIIPIVGFGGLGKTTLAQLVYNDKNVQTKFEKKLWVCISDVFDVQRIVKIFLEQLTDERLKDSFEMRQTQLREKLNGKKYLIVLDDLWNEESNKWLLLRNLLVGGARGSRIIVTARSENVARILGATSWHALRGLPEEKAWSLFVKVAFENGQLPKNEAFVSLGMEIMGKCGGVPLAIRTIASLLYTKATENEWRYFKDYELSKITQDEENVILSTLKLSYNHLPSYLKQCFAYCRLFPKDYEIDVTTLINLWAAQGFIKLSDSKQRVEDVGREYFIVLLRRCFFQDVQKNDCDIISFCKMHDLMHDLAALVAGRESTMLTSSGEYNGKNVRHVSFDLENSSRELSIFQVKGMKIRTILIASVGGKLRNLNCNALVSNLNYLRTLDLSELHLRVVPHSIGKLKHLRYLDLYKSRGIKFLPNSITKLLNLLTLNLKSCYSLKELPRGIKKLVNLRHLDVSGCDKLTHMPLGLGHLTSLEILPMFVVRQGGSKASSYSWYKKKQAGGLSELKELSNLGGSLYIHNLGHGKDDMVECKATNMKQKPHLQVLNVVWNEEWDDGETECYDDMSLEGLQPHPNLKRLRLSYYIGVRIPSWVSSLTNLVHLHSYKNRRLQHLPPLNQLPFLKFVFLERMEALEYISDEDSVSNVLGASSSSSSSSKTPFFPSLSYLELTDCPKLKGWWRNSDDNEPHHLLLLSFPPSLSTLRIWHCPNLTSMPLIPDLTLLNIVGCPLLRLHEGNSEDCPK
- the LOC115984828 gene encoding uncharacterized protein LOC115984828, giving the protein MDVSVIEDLQHLRLTKDEEEDIQISSMNRSDLMEECALSLFGKLLTDRQHNQRALKNTLRAAWKMGSDLRIVDVGKNLFQFKFNSGFQLEWVERNGPWNFENNLLLLCRWKRGLSATNITFTHAPFWVQIWGLPFENLTEDVGKDLGNSLGHYLETDKRMWLTEQARFLRIRVNIPLNKPLRRGGNILNCDGEKTWVNFKYERLPSFCYVCGFLGHDEKHCQNASGNLDSPKQYGEWLRATGSQKNSGDRQKSSNSWSFEDDHSGRSSGRSAPTRTNPSDSTSKPGAPMEIQVNQESRGFAKPQNSDRKESSQSNAADFQGKNSDSSNFKLSQSDFASRDKEGAVGSNAEDMDVISEVGRTSKSHQEAQEVSSPLKPPSKSPTRCSSPTHTQKPKSPTKLPQQNGKPKLKRIAREKGKQAHGEQKDNLSGNKRPGKLVFDDNLNETHPPKRLCDMLPQISEHTLALSAVAAKQHRRAQ